From Symphalangus syndactylus isolate Jambi chromosome 17, NHGRI_mSymSyn1-v2.1_pri, whole genome shotgun sequence, one genomic window encodes:
- the LOC134733274 gene encoding NADH dehydrogenase [ubiquinone] iron-sulfur protein 8, mitochondrial-like: protein CKLCEAICPAQAITIEAEPRADGSRRTTRYDIDMTKCIYCGFCQEACPVDAIVEGPNFEFSTETHEELLYNKEKLLNNGDKWEAEIAANIQADYLYR from the coding sequence TGTAAGCTCTGCGAGGCCATCTGCCCTGCCCAGGCCATCACCATCGAGGCTGAGCCAAGAGCTGATGGCAGCCGCCGGACCACCCGCTATGACATCGACATGACCAAGTGCATCTACTGCGGCTTCTGCCAGGAGGCCTGCCCCGTGGATGCCATCGTCGAGGGCCCCAACTTTGAGTTCTCCACGGAGACCCATGAGGAGCTGCTGTACAACAAGGAGAAGCTGCTCAACAACGGGGACAAGTGGGAGGCCGAGATCGCTGCCAACATCCAGGCTGACTACCTGTATCGGTGA